In a genomic window of Micromonospora cremea:
- a CDS encoding ABC transporter ATP-binding protein, whose amino-acid sequence MTATAQTPLVPDLAALQQRAAQRAAERAGGQDRLRGHIVCDGLVRIFKTEGVEVVALQGLDLVIDRGELVAIVGASGSGKSTLLNILSGLDTPTAGIARVADYDLLALSAKRRLSYRRELVGFVWQQTGRNLLPYLTALENVELPMQLAGKRSRRARRERARELLDLVGVGYCADRRPGQLSGGEQQRVAVAVAVANDPEVLFADEPTGELDEATGAEVFGALRTINAELGVTIVVVTHDHAVATQVRRTVAIRDGRTASEVRRSARVGADGSTELVSEEYAVLDRNGRMQLPAAFVDALALRERVRLDLEPDHVQVRPGDRASDGREARA is encoded by the coding sequence ATGACCGCTACCGCCCAGACTCCACTGGTGCCCGACCTGGCCGCCCTGCAACAGCGGGCCGCGCAACGCGCCGCTGAGCGGGCCGGCGGCCAGGACCGGCTGCGTGGGCACATCGTCTGCGACGGCCTGGTGCGCATCTTCAAGACCGAGGGGGTGGAGGTGGTCGCCCTGCAGGGGCTCGACCTGGTCATCGACCGGGGTGAGCTGGTGGCGATCGTGGGTGCCTCCGGCTCTGGTAAGTCGACGCTGCTCAACATCCTGTCCGGCCTGGACACCCCGACCGCCGGTATCGCCCGGGTGGCCGACTACGACCTGCTCGCGCTGTCGGCCAAGCGACGGCTCAGCTACCGGCGGGAGCTGGTCGGGTTCGTCTGGCAGCAGACTGGCCGCAACCTGCTGCCGTACCTGACCGCATTGGAGAATGTCGAGCTGCCGATGCAGCTCGCGGGCAAGCGTTCCCGGCGTGCCCGCCGGGAACGGGCCCGGGAGCTGCTCGACCTGGTCGGGGTGGGCTACTGCGCGGACCGGCGACCGGGTCAGCTCAGCGGCGGCGAGCAGCAGCGGGTCGCGGTGGCGGTGGCGGTGGCAAACGATCCGGAGGTGCTCTTCGCGGACGAGCCGACCGGCGAGCTGGACGAGGCGACCGGCGCCGAGGTCTTCGGGGCGCTGCGCACCATCAATGCCGAGCTCGGTGTGACCATCGTGGTGGTCACCCACGACCACGCCGTGGCCACGCAGGTCCGCCGGACCGTCGCGATCCGCGACGGCCGGACCGCCTCAGAGGTACGCCGGAGCGCGCGGGTCGGCGCGGACGGCAGCACTGAGCTGGTCAGCGAGGAGTACGCGGTGCTGGACCGGAACGGCCGGATGCAGCTGCCGGCCGCCTTCGTCGACGCGTTGGCGCTGCGGGAACGGGTTCGGCTCGACCTGGAGCCGGACCATGTGCAGGTACGGCCCGGTGACCGGGCGTCGGACGGACGGGAGGCACGGGCGTGA
- a CDS encoding DNA-3-methyladenine glycosylase family protein, producing the protein MTATEPAATRVLHPPAGYRLAASVRSLTFSPYDPCARIAAGTFWWATRTPDGPATLALRPAAGELVAEGYGPGAEHVLARADSIAGLRDDLTGFAELAAAHPLVARLAREHRGLRMPATGQVFPRLLRAVFEQKVTGKEAYRAYAATVRHFREPAPGPLQPLLLAPEAAAVAATPYWVFHPFGVEQRRADTLRRVAAIADRLERCADATEATRRLTAVAGIGPWTAAEVVRTTYGDADAVSVGDYHIPNTVAWALAGEPRGDDARMLALLEPFRGHRGRVCLLLEAAGIRAPKYGPRAPIRSFARF; encoded by the coding sequence GTGACCGCAACAGAGCCCGCCGCGACCAGGGTGCTGCACCCGCCGGCCGGCTACCGGCTCGCCGCGTCGGTCCGCTCGCTTACCTTCAGCCCGTACGACCCGTGCGCGCGCATCGCCGCCGGCACCTTCTGGTGGGCCACCCGCACACCGGACGGACCGGCCACGCTGGCCCTGCGGCCGGCCGCCGGCGAACTGGTCGCCGAGGGGTACGGGCCGGGCGCCGAGCACGTGCTGGCCCGGGCCGACTCGATCGCGGGGCTCCGCGACGACCTGACCGGCTTCGCCGAGCTGGCCGCGGCGCACCCGCTGGTCGCCCGACTGGCCCGGGAGCACCGCGGGCTGCGGATGCCGGCCACCGGGCAGGTCTTCCCCCGGCTGCTGCGCGCGGTCTTCGAACAGAAGGTCACCGGCAAGGAGGCGTACCGGGCGTACGCGGCGACGGTGCGGCACTTCCGCGAGCCGGCGCCCGGTCCGCTGCAACCGCTGCTGCTGGCGCCCGAGGCCGCCGCGGTGGCCGCCACCCCGTACTGGGTGTTCCACCCGTTCGGGGTGGAGCAGCGCCGGGCCGACACGCTGCGTCGGGTCGCCGCGATCGCTGACCGGTTGGAGCGCTGCGCCGACGCCACCGAGGCCACCCGTCGGCTGACCGCCGTGGCCGGTATCGGTCCGTGGACCGCCGCCGAGGTGGTCCGGACCACCTACGGCGACGCGGACGCGGTCAGCGTCGGCGACTACCACATACCGAACACGGTGGCCTGGGCGCTCGCCGGCGAGCCACGGGGTGACGACGCCCGGATGCTGGCCCTGCTGGAGCCGTTCCGGGGTCACCGGGGCCGGGTCTGCCTGCTGCTGGAGGCCGCCGGCATCCGGGCGCCGAAGTACGGTCCTCGCGCGCCGATCCGCTCGTTCGCCCGGTTCTGA
- a CDS encoding FtsX-like permease family protein — protein MSVGGAVRRVRAYGGQFLLLAVLTLVVTLLISGVPRLVNRLAEQGLRAQLNSEPAARRDVSYTSEFQTASPVDSVMADARARSEALAEQMPPRLRSAVEEQWFSVDVAPARLVGPDLAARKLLVDLSLRALPGVQQAGTLVEGAWPNETYVPGRPIEVALDVDVARKLNLRPGSKLHIGNATETGLTDVAPVVVAGLFRPVDPANGIWDGLPPLQRITEPLGDGEPLIVVGVVAESALNKRAAAGWSVRSDWRYRLGVDRIDARHLDQLIDGLQQMQRSKPSTLTLTQGVDVPLRAFAAQVNAARTLLAVIAAGVLATLAGLIVLAATLAIRRRRAEFVLLRARGGAATAGARRSLAESLLVVPIAAAVGWWLGTLFPGAPDPTAPYAAAAAVLVTLALPMATLAVPAGGAARRDLVRVRPSARRLTVEVSLLLLAGLAAVLLRRRGLTLGEVDPLLVSVPVLLAVAAAVLALRAYPWPLLLVSRLAARTRGSVAFLGTARAGRSAVAAPLVVVVLAIGTAAFCAVVAAGVGASRERAAEQIVPADAVIRGERFAPDTVDELGRLPGVQAVTRVLLESDERLAVDELGTDARVAQTAVLLVDGSGLDAVARESDVDLSVPAALRTARPEPGPLPAIVSPAVAADLAKAGLDHSAFISVQGQRYEFRVAGTEESFPLLSSNSGRFVILPWQALPARNTTPVPTSLLIAGDRLDQEALRQAGDQGQERYQNTGAVTGKDRPIRATVDTRAGVRRDLGNGGANGVLAFGFVVGAVGGTVLGLLAIAFTVLAGARARGQVLSRLRTLGLSRRQWRGLLLVELTPLVAVSVLTGALVGAVLPLLLNPVLGLSAFTSGMPVRVAFEPSLVAAVLALGAVALGFAVTVEALNNRRLRLGEVLRLGEES, from the coding sequence ATGAGCGTCGGCGGGGCCGTCCGGCGGGTCCGGGCGTACGGTGGGCAGTTCCTGCTCCTGGCGGTGCTGACCCTGGTGGTCACGCTGCTCATCAGCGGGGTGCCCCGGCTGGTCAACCGGCTCGCCGAACAGGGACTGCGCGCCCAGCTGAACAGCGAGCCGGCCGCCCGCCGGGACGTCTCGTACACCTCCGAGTTCCAGACCGCCTCTCCGGTGGATTCGGTCATGGCCGACGCCCGTGCGCGGTCGGAGGCCCTGGCCGAGCAGATGCCGCCGCGGCTGCGCTCTGCGGTGGAGGAGCAGTGGTTCAGCGTGGACGTCGCGCCGGCCCGCCTGGTCGGCCCCGACCTGGCAGCCCGCAAACTGCTGGTCGATTTGAGTCTGCGTGCCCTCCCCGGCGTTCAGCAGGCCGGCACCCTCGTCGAGGGGGCGTGGCCGAACGAGACGTACGTCCCCGGTCGGCCGATCGAGGTGGCGCTCGACGTCGACGTGGCCCGCAAGCTCAACCTGCGGCCCGGCAGCAAACTGCACATCGGTAACGCCACCGAGACCGGTCTCACCGACGTGGCCCCGGTGGTGGTGGCGGGGCTGTTCCGCCCCGTCGACCCTGCGAACGGCATCTGGGACGGGCTGCCACCGCTGCAGCGGATCACCGAGCCGCTCGGGGACGGCGAGCCGTTGATCGTCGTGGGCGTGGTCGCCGAGTCGGCCCTCAACAAGCGGGCCGCGGCCGGTTGGTCCGTGCGGTCCGACTGGCGGTACCGGCTGGGCGTCGACCGGATCGACGCGCGCCATCTGGATCAGCTGATCGACGGCCTGCAGCAGATGCAGCGCAGCAAACCGTCGACCCTCACGTTGACCCAGGGTGTCGATGTGCCGCTGCGCGCGTTCGCCGCCCAGGTGAACGCCGCCCGTACCCTGCTCGCGGTGATCGCGGCCGGCGTGCTGGCCACCCTGGCCGGGCTGATCGTGCTCGCGGCCACCCTCGCCATCCGGCGGCGCCGGGCGGAGTTCGTTCTGCTGCGTGCCCGCGGTGGCGCCGCCACCGCCGGCGCCCGGCGCAGCCTGGCCGAGTCACTGCTGGTGGTGCCGATAGCCGCCGCGGTGGGCTGGTGGCTGGGCACCCTGTTCCCCGGCGCTCCGGACCCGACCGCGCCGTACGCCGCTGCGGCGGCCGTCCTGGTCACCCTGGCGCTGCCGATGGCGACACTGGCGGTACCGGCCGGTGGGGCGGCACGTCGTGACCTGGTCCGGGTACGCCCGTCGGCCCGCCGGCTCACCGTCGAGGTCTCCCTGCTGCTGCTCGCCGGACTCGCCGCGGTGCTGTTGCGCCGGCGCGGCCTCACCCTCGGCGAGGTGGACCCGCTGCTGGTGTCGGTACCGGTGCTGCTAGCGGTCGCGGCGGCGGTGCTCGCGCTGCGGGCGTACCCCTGGCCGTTGCTGCTGGTCAGCCGACTGGCCGCCCGGACCCGGGGCAGCGTCGCCTTCCTCGGCACGGCGCGGGCCGGCCGGTCGGCCGTCGCCGCTCCGCTGGTCGTCGTGGTGCTGGCGATCGGCACCGCGGCGTTCTGCGCGGTGGTCGCCGCCGGCGTCGGCGCGAGCCGAGAACGGGCTGCCGAGCAGATCGTGCCCGCCGACGCGGTGATCCGCGGGGAGCGCTTCGCACCCGACACCGTCGACGAGTTGGGCCGCCTGCCGGGGGTGCAAGCCGTCACGCGAGTGCTGTTGGAGTCTGATGAGCGACTGGCCGTGGACGAACTCGGCACCGACGCGCGGGTCGCGCAGACGGCCGTGCTCCTGGTCGACGGCTCGGGACTGGACGCGGTGGCCCGGGAATCCGATGTGGACCTGTCGGTCCCGGCCGCGCTGCGCACCGCCCGGCCGGAACCGGGGCCGCTGCCGGCGATCGTCTCCCCGGCGGTCGCCGCCGACCTGGCCAAGGCCGGGCTGGACCACTCCGCGTTCATCTCGGTGCAGGGCCAGCGGTACGAGTTCCGGGTGGCCGGCACCGAGGAGAGTTTCCCGCTGCTGTCGTCGAACAGCGGCCGGTTCGTCATCCTGCCCTGGCAGGCGCTGCCGGCGCGGAACACCACGCCCGTCCCGACCAGCCTGCTGATTGCCGGCGACCGGTTGGACCAGGAGGCGCTGCGCCAGGCCGGTGACCAGGGACAGGAGCGGTACCAGAACACCGGTGCGGTGACCGGCAAGGACCGGCCGATCCGGGCCACCGTCGACACCCGGGCGGGCGTCCGGCGGGATCTCGGTAACGGCGGCGCGAACGGCGTACTGGCCTTCGGATTCGTGGTCGGCGCCGTCGGCGGCACCGTACTCGGGCTGCTGGCCATCGCGTTCACCGTGCTGGCCGGCGCCCGAGCCCGGGGCCAGGTGCTGTCCCGGCTGCGCACCCTCGGCCTGTCCCGCCGGCAGTGGCGGGGGCTGCTGCTGGTCGAGTTGACCCCGCTGGTCGCGGTGTCGGTGCTGACCGGCGCGCTGGTCGGCGCGGTGCTGCCCCTGCTGCTCAACCCGGTGCTCGGCCTGTCCGCGTTCACCAGTGGTATGCCGGTCCGGGTGGCCTTCGAACCCAGCCTGGTCGCCGCGGTGCTCGCGCTCGGGGCGGTCGCCCTCGGCTTCGCGGTCACCGTCGAAGCCCTGAACAACCGCCGGTTGCGCCTCGGTGAGGTGCTCCGGCTCGGAGAGGAGAGCTGA
- a CDS encoding DUF1990 family protein translates to MAELTYPEVGRTRHGPLPGGYHHLRHRYPLPAGCFDTAAEAVLSWRLHRAAGVRMRTDAPRATEGVLVSAGLGFGPARIWGPCRVIWSEDSPALAGFGYGTLPGHPERGEEAFVVGRDDTGAVWFEVRAFSRPDRWFTRAAGPAARAVQHGYAWWLGRTLRRLCAGR, encoded by the coding sequence GTGGCCGAGCTGACGTACCCGGAGGTGGGGCGGACGCGGCATGGGCCGCTGCCCGGCGGCTACCACCACCTGCGCCACCGGTACCCGCTGCCGGCCGGCTGTTTCGACACGGCAGCCGAGGCCGTGCTGAGCTGGCGGCTGCACCGCGCCGCCGGGGTACGGATGCGCACCGACGCCCCACGGGCCACCGAGGGCGTCCTGGTGAGCGCCGGTCTGGGCTTCGGTCCGGCCCGCATCTGGGGGCCCTGTCGGGTGATCTGGAGCGAGGACTCGCCTGCGCTCGCCGGTTTCGGCTACGGCACCCTGCCCGGGCATCCGGAGCGGGGCGAGGAGGCGTTCGTGGTCGGCCGGGACGACACCGGCGCGGTCTGGTTCGAGGTACGCGCGTTCAGCCGCCCGGACCGCTGGTTCACCCGCGCCGCCGGCCCGGCCGCCCGGGCCGTGCAGCACGGGTACGCCTGGTGGCTCGGCCGCACGCTGCGCCGGCTCTGCGCCGGCCGCTGA
- a CDS encoding SRPBCC family protein encodes MRFEAGTEIAAEPPRVWAVLVDVQRWPEWTASVRRVQRGEPGPLTVGATARLDQPKLRPAVWRVTELTEEQAFTWVSDTPGVRTRAEHRVLPLPGGRTRVELAIAQSGPLAGPVGWLYGNLLHRYLRLEADGLRRRCERG; translated from the coding sequence ATGCGGTTCGAAGCCGGCACGGAGATCGCCGCCGAGCCCCCGCGGGTCTGGGCGGTGCTGGTCGACGTGCAGCGGTGGCCCGAGTGGACGGCCTCGGTACGTCGGGTGCAGCGGGGGGAGCCCGGTCCGCTCACCGTCGGCGCGACCGCCCGGTTGGACCAGCCGAAACTGCGGCCGGCGGTCTGGCGGGTCACCGAGCTGACCGAGGAACAGGCGTTCACCTGGGTCTCCGACACCCCCGGGGTGCGGACCCGCGCGGAGCACCGGGTGCTGCCGCTGCCCGGCGGGCGCACCCGGGTCGAGCTGGCGATCGCGCAGTCCGGGCCGCTCGCCGGGCCGGTCGGCTGGCTGTACGGCAATCTGCTGCACCGCTATCTGCGGCTGGAGGCCGACGGGCTCAGGCGTCGGTGCGAACGGGGCTGA
- a CDS encoding ATP-dependent DNA ligase yields the protein MDLPINPPVEPMLAKSVPKLPTAPGMTYEPKWDGFRCIVFRDGDEVELASRGGKSMTRYFPEVVEQALRQLPERCAVDGELIVIRRDGPSGQPRLDFELLAQRIHPAASRVKLLAETTPADFVAFDLLAIGDEALLDQPYPRRRERLVEALAGVRPPVHVTQVTTDPETARRWFDVFEGAGLDGLIVKPADLPYEPGKRLMIKVKHARTADAVVAGFRWHKSGPVVGSLLLGLYDDAGVLHHVGVSASFSMARRAELLDELAPYRDTGGEHPWVHGDHERGQRIPGGVSRWTGTKNLEWEPLRPELVVEVGYDAMEGERFRHTAQFVRWRPDRDPLSCRYDQLDRPIRFDVDQVLRGDPAATVDRAATGPA from the coding sequence GTGGACCTGCCGATCAACCCCCCGGTCGAGCCGATGCTGGCCAAGAGCGTCCCCAAGCTGCCCACCGCGCCCGGGATGACGTATGAGCCCAAGTGGGACGGGTTCCGGTGCATCGTCTTCCGCGACGGCGACGAGGTGGAGCTGGCCAGCCGGGGCGGCAAGTCGATGACCCGCTACTTCCCGGAGGTGGTCGAGCAGGCCCTCCGGCAGCTGCCCGAGCGGTGCGCGGTCGACGGCGAGCTGATCGTGATCCGGCGGGACGGCCCGAGCGGCCAGCCCCGGCTGGATTTCGAGCTGCTGGCCCAGCGCATCCACCCGGCCGCGTCCCGGGTGAAGCTGCTGGCCGAGACCACCCCGGCCGACTTCGTCGCCTTCGACCTGCTGGCCATCGGCGACGAGGCGCTGCTCGACCAGCCCTATCCGCGCCGCCGGGAGCGGCTGGTCGAGGCGCTGGCCGGGGTCCGTCCGCCAGTGCACGTCACCCAGGTCACCACCGATCCGGAGACCGCGCGTCGCTGGTTCGACGTCTTCGAGGGCGCCGGGCTGGACGGGTTGATCGTCAAGCCGGCCGACCTGCCGTACGAGCCGGGCAAGCGGCTGATGATCAAGGTCAAGCACGCCCGCACCGCGGACGCGGTGGTGGCCGGCTTCCGCTGGCACAAGTCCGGTCCGGTGGTCGGCTCGCTGCTGCTCGGCCTCTACGACGACGCGGGGGTGCTGCACCACGTGGGAGTGAGCGCGTCGTTCAGCATGGCCCGGCGGGCCGAGCTTCTCGACGAGCTGGCGCCTTACCGGGACACCGGCGGCGAACACCCGTGGGTGCACGGCGACCACGAGCGCGGCCAGCGCATCCCGGGCGGGGTCAGCCGGTGGACCGGCACGAAGAACCTGGAGTGGGAGCCGCTGCGCCCGGAGCTGGTGGTCGAGGTCGGCTACGACGCGATGGAGGGCGAGCGGTTCCGGCACACCGCACAGTTCGTCCGGTGGCGACCGGACCGCGATCCCCTCTCCTGCCGCTACGACCAGCTCGACCGCCCGATCCGCTTCGACGTGGACCAGGTGCTGCGCGGGGACCCGGCGGCCACCGTGGACCGGGCCGCCACCGGCCCGGCGTAG
- a CDS encoding GNAT family N-acetyltransferase, producing the protein MTDLIYREAIRADLPAVIALLADDVLGKARDFTTVDEAYERAFADISADPRNQLIVAEQGGELVGCLQITYIPGLGRHGAERSLIESVRVRSDRRGQGLGRELMAWAIDQARRRGCALVQLTTDKTRQDAHRFYLSLGFVASHEGMKLTL; encoded by the coding sequence ATGACCGATCTGATCTACCGCGAGGCGATCCGGGCGGACCTGCCCGCCGTCATCGCCCTGCTCGCCGACGACGTCCTGGGCAAGGCCCGCGACTTCACCACGGTCGACGAGGCGTACGAGCGGGCCTTCGCGGACATCAGCGCCGACCCACGCAACCAGCTGATCGTGGCCGAGCAGGGTGGCGAGTTGGTCGGCTGCCTCCAGATCACCTACATCCCGGGGCTCGGCCGGCACGGCGCCGAGCGGTCCCTGATCGAGTCGGTCCGGGTCCGCTCCGACCGGCGCGGCCAGGGGCTGGGCCGCGAGCTGATGGCCTGGGCTATCGACCAGGCTCGGCGGCGTGGCTGCGCGCTGGTGCAGCTCACCACGGACAAGACCCGCCAGGACGCGCACCGCTTCTACCTGAGCCTCGGCTTCGTGGCCAGCCACGAGGGCATGAAGCTCACGCTCTGA
- a CDS encoding ABC transporter ATP-binding protein: MVIADAAGVGGLIAPGEVVRVSGVSRTFGRGEHAVHAVRDVSFSAHRGELVAIQGRSGAGKTTLLNLIGGLDRPDSGQVVVAGHEVTAAGEAELLQLRRGTLGFVFQTFGLVPILSAAENVGVPLRLAQVPAAEREQRVAVLLELVGLGGHAAQRPYELSGGQQQRVAVARALANEPDLLIADEPTGQLDSETGRSIMDLLRAVVHARGMTALVATHDPALIDLADRVLNLRDGRLVQA, from the coding sequence ATGGTGATCGCGGACGCGGCCGGGGTCGGCGGACTGATCGCACCCGGCGAGGTGGTCCGGGTCAGCGGCGTCAGCCGGACCTTCGGCCGGGGCGAGCACGCCGTGCACGCGGTGCGGGACGTCTCGTTCAGCGCCCACCGTGGCGAGCTGGTCGCCATCCAGGGCCGCTCCGGCGCCGGCAAGACCACGCTGCTGAACCTCATCGGCGGGCTGGACCGGCCGGACAGCGGCCAGGTGGTGGTGGCCGGGCACGAGGTGACCGCGGCGGGCGAGGCGGAGCTGTTGCAGCTGCGCCGGGGCACCCTCGGCTTCGTGTTCCAGACCTTCGGGCTGGTGCCGATCCTCTCCGCCGCCGAGAACGTGGGCGTGCCGCTGCGACTGGCCCAGGTGCCGGCGGCCGAGCGGGAGCAGCGGGTCGCCGTGCTGTTGGAACTGGTCGGCCTGGGCGGGCACGCGGCGCAGCGCCCGTACGAACTCTCCGGCGGGCAGCAGCAGCGGGTCGCGGTGGCGCGCGCGCTGGCGAACGAGCCGGATCTGCTCATTGCCGACGAGCCGACCGGCCAGCTCGACTCGGAGACCGGGCGGTCCATCATGGACCTGCTGCGCGCGGTGGTGCACGCCCGCGGCATGACGGCCCTGGTGGCCACGCACGATCCGGCCCTGATCGACCTCGCCGACCGGGTGCTCAACCTGCGGGACGGTCGCCTGGTGCAGGCGTGA
- a CDS encoding alpha/beta hydrolase, which translates to MATSRRVRRRLAAFAVAALLTAGCTLPAFAPRTEVEGEAAPAGGAPAWRACPEVADELVGRGAPDMRYECARIAVPRDWGTGGGATAGPGAGQTFEIALLRARSTKQRDRVGSLVVNPGGPGGSGVDTAVYLSFGTQFGGLPTTITERFDIVGFDPRGVSRSSPVKCISDANLDASFGYDPDPTSQAAFDGFVGLSQRIGRGCGDRYGDQLPLYGSEQAARDMEAVRAAVGDDKLTYLGYSYGTLLGAIYAQLYPQRVRALVLDGAVDPRQRLVAGSESQARGFERAFGNFSRWCAANAARCPIAPDARAAVTSAIDKARVSPVRGDDGREATAGWVFYAVISSLYTESGWQELARAIDRLAEGDPKDVFRLADAYAGRQDDGHYSNLFDANLAINCADETEKPSREQIRQLQSQWRTKYPLFGPALAVGMLSCVEWPGRRDPYPTGRATGAPPIVVVGTTGDPATPYEQTGRLASMLGVGRVLTWEGEGHTAYPQTSCITAAVDAYLIDLTVPREGLRCPAR; encoded by the coding sequence ATGGCGACCAGTCGCCGGGTCCGTCGTAGGCTCGCCGCCTTCGCCGTGGCCGCGCTGCTCACCGCCGGCTGCACCCTGCCGGCCTTCGCGCCACGCACCGAGGTGGAGGGCGAGGCGGCGCCGGCCGGCGGCGCGCCGGCCTGGCGGGCCTGCCCGGAGGTCGCCGACGAGCTGGTCGGGCGGGGCGCCCCGGACATGCGCTACGAGTGCGCCCGGATCGCGGTGCCGCGCGACTGGGGCACCGGCGGCGGAGCGACCGCCGGGCCGGGCGCGGGGCAGACCTTCGAGATCGCTCTGCTGCGGGCTCGGTCCACCAAGCAGCGGGACCGGGTCGGCTCGCTGGTGGTCAACCCGGGCGGCCCCGGCGGCTCCGGCGTCGACACCGCCGTCTACCTCTCCTTCGGCACCCAGTTCGGCGGGCTGCCCACCACGATCACCGAGCGTTTCGACATCGTCGGCTTCGACCCGCGCGGGGTGAGCCGATCCAGCCCGGTCAAGTGCATCTCCGACGCCAACCTGGACGCCAGTTTCGGCTACGACCCCGATCCGACCAGCCAGGCCGCGTTCGACGGCTTCGTGGGGCTGAGCCAGCGGATCGGGCGCGGCTGCGGCGACCGGTACGGCGACCAGCTGCCGCTCTACGGCAGCGAGCAGGCCGCCCGGGACATGGAGGCGGTCCGCGCCGCCGTCGGCGACGACAAGCTCACCTACCTGGGCTACTCCTACGGCACGCTGCTCGGCGCCATCTACGCCCAGCTCTACCCGCAGCGGGTGCGGGCGCTGGTCCTGGACGGCGCGGTCGACCCGCGGCAGCGGCTGGTGGCCGGGTCGGAGAGTCAGGCCCGCGGCTTCGAGCGGGCCTTCGGCAACTTCAGCCGCTGGTGCGCGGCGAACGCCGCCCGCTGCCCGATCGCCCCGGACGCGCGGGCCGCGGTCACCTCGGCGATCGACAAGGCCCGGGTCTCCCCGGTACGCGGCGACGACGGGCGGGAGGCCACCGCCGGCTGGGTGTTCTACGCGGTCATCTCCTCGCTCTACACGGAGTCCGGCTGGCAGGAGCTGGCCCGGGCGATCGACCGGCTGGCCGAGGGCGACCCGAAGGACGTGTTCCGGCTCGCCGACGCGTACGCCGGCCGGCAGGACGACGGCCACTACTCGAACCTGTTCGACGCCAACCTCGCCATCAACTGCGCGGACGAGACGGAGAAGCCGAGCCGGGAGCAGATCCGCCAGTTGCAGTCGCAGTGGCGCACGAAGTACCCGCTGTTCGGGCCGGCGCTCGCGGTCGGCATGCTGAGCTGCGTCGAGTGGCCGGGCCGGCGGGACCCGTACCCGACCGGCCGGGCGACCGGCGCGCCGCCGATCGTGGTGGTCGGCACCACCGGTGACCCGGCGACGCCCTATGAGCAGACCGGTCGGCTCGCCTCGATGCTCGGCGTCGGCCGAGTGCTCACCTGGGAGGGTGAGGGGCACACCGCCTACCCGCAGACCTCCTGCATCACCGCCGCGGTCGACGCCTACCTGATCGACCTGACCGTTCCCAGGGAGGGGCTGCGCTGCCCGGCCCGGTGA
- a CDS encoding potassium channel family protein yields the protein MEALLLPFRWIYRALVWFANSPRTLITSYLLMIVVAGVIYGEVEQRSPADAVWWAVVTASTVGYGDISPTSWAGRTLAALLISTMVLLVIPLITAHFASRLIVDDDAFEHEEQEQLKADVRRMRALLEELAARQGIELPPLPPTRPVTGPGSAAPPWERSGRSGRRRPRR from the coding sequence ATGGAGGCCCTGCTGCTGCCGTTCCGTTGGATCTACCGGGCGTTGGTGTGGTTCGCGAACTCGCCGCGCACCCTGATCACGTCGTACCTGCTGATGATCGTGGTGGCCGGGGTGATCTATGGCGAGGTCGAGCAGCGCAGCCCCGCCGACGCGGTCTGGTGGGCGGTGGTGACCGCGTCCACCGTCGGGTACGGCGACATCTCACCGACCAGCTGGGCGGGCCGCACCCTCGCCGCGCTGCTCATCTCGACCATGGTCCTGCTGGTCATCCCACTGATCACCGCGCACTTCGCGAGCCGGCTCATCGTCGACGACGACGCCTTCGAGCACGAGGAGCAGGAGCAGCTCAAGGCCGACGTGCGCCGGATGCGGGCGCTGCTGGAGGAACTGGCCGCCCGGCAGGGGATCGAGCTGCCGCCGCTGCCGCCGACCCGGCCGGTCACCGGGCCGGGCAGCGCAGCCCCTCCCTGGGAACGGTCAGGTCGATCAGGTAGGCGTCGACCGCGGCGGTGA